The following are encoded together in the Azospirillum brasilense genome:
- a CDS encoding hydroxymethylglutaryl-CoA lyase translates to MRLPKSVRMVEVGPRDGLQNEKQIVPTAVKIGLVDRLTEAGLTAIEAGSFVSPKWVPQMADTPDVFAGIRRREGVRYVALTPNAKGLEGALAARADEVAVFAAASESFSQKNINCSIAESLDRFVPVLEQAKARGVPVRGYVSCVLGCPYEGEIAPAAVAEVAGRLLDMGCYEVSLGDTIGTGTPAKAQAMIAAVAERVPMERLAVHFHDTYGQALANILATLEMGVAVVDSSVAGLGGCPYAKGASGNVASEDVLYMLNGLGVGTGVDLDRLVAAGAYISDAIGRPTASKVARARGCA, encoded by the coding sequence ATGCGCCTGCCGAAAAGCGTCCGCATGGTGGAGGTCGGCCCGCGCGACGGCCTCCAGAACGAGAAGCAGATCGTCCCGACCGCGGTGAAGATCGGTCTGGTCGACCGGCTGACCGAGGCCGGGCTGACCGCCATCGAGGCCGGCAGCTTCGTGTCGCCCAAATGGGTCCCGCAGATGGCCGACACGCCGGACGTCTTCGCCGGCATCCGGCGCAGGGAGGGGGTGCGCTATGTCGCCCTCACCCCGAACGCCAAGGGCCTGGAGGGCGCGCTCGCCGCCCGCGCCGACGAGGTGGCGGTCTTCGCCGCCGCGTCGGAGAGCTTCAGCCAGAAGAACATCAACTGCTCCATCGCCGAAAGCCTGGACCGCTTCGTCCCGGTGCTGGAGCAGGCCAAGGCTCGGGGCGTGCCGGTGCGGGGTTACGTCTCCTGCGTGCTCGGCTGCCCCTATGAAGGCGAGATCGCTCCGGCGGCGGTGGCCGAGGTGGCCGGCCGGCTGCTCGACATGGGCTGCTACGAGGTCTCGCTCGGCGACACCATCGGGACCGGCACGCCGGCCAAGGCCCAGGCGATGATCGCGGCGGTGGCGGAGCGCGTGCCGATGGAGCGCTTGGCGGTGCATTTCCACGACACCTACGGCCAAGCGCTCGCCAACATCCTGGCGACGCTGGAGATGGGCGTGGCGGTGGTGGACAGCTCCGTCGCCGGGCTGGGCGGCTGCCCCTACGCCAAGGGGGCGTCGGGCAACGTGGCGAGCGAGGACGTGCTCTACATGCTGAACGGTCTGGGTGTCGGGACGGGGGTGGACCTCGACCGGCTGGTGGCGGCTGGCGCTTATATCAGCGATGCCATCGGCCGTCCGACCGCCTCGAAGGTCGCCCGCGCGCGGGGATGTGCGTAA